GCGCAGGCCCAGCATACCGTCTGCGACATCACCAAGCTGCTGCGCGAGCACGGCGTCAACGTGCGCTTCGGCATCCATCCGGTGGCCGGCCGCATGCCCGGCCACATGAACGTGCTGCTCGCCGAGGCGAAGGTGCCCTACGACATCGTGATGGAGATGGACGAGATCAACGAGGACTTCCCGGAAACCGACGTGGCCATGGTGATCGGCGCGAACGACATCGTGAATCCGGCGGCGCAGGAGGACCCGACGAGCCCGATCGCCGGCATGCCGGTGCTGGAGGTGTGGAAGGCCAGGCACTCCATCGTCATGAAGCGCAGCATGGCTTCGGGCTATGCCGGCGTGGACAACCCGCTGTTCTACAAGGACAACAACCGCATGCTGTTCGGCGACGCGAAGAAGATGCTGGACGAGGTCATGGGCGCGCTGAAGGACTGATCCACCGTGTTCGTGTTCGTGCCGAAAACAGGATGAAGGCTGTCGAATAGGGGACAGCCTCTAGCATCCTTAGGGGAAATCCAAGGGGAAACCCCCGGTCCAGGCAGCGCACAATCCGTGCGCTGTTTTTTTTTGTTCCTCGAGACGGATGCAAGCAACAATGAGCGATCTGAACGCACGCCCGTGGCTGGCCTTTTATTCCCCCGGCGTGCCTGCCGACATCGACCCGTCCGGGTATGGGTCGCTGATCCAGCTGATCGAGGAGGGCTTCCAGAAGTACGCCGACCGCACCGCGTACAGCTTCATGGGCAAGGAGTTCAGCTACCGCGACACCGACGCCCAAAGCGCCGCCTTCGCGGCCTACCTGCAGGGCCTGGGGCTGGCCAAGGGTGACCGCGTGGCGATCATGATGCCCAATGTGCCGCAGTACCCGGTGGCGGTCGCCGGCATCCTGCGCGCCGGCTGCGTGGTGGTGAACGTCAACCCGCTGTACACCCCACGCGAACTGGAGCACCAGCTCAAGGACTCGGGCGCCAAGGCCATCATCATCATCGAGAACTTCGCCGGCACGCTGGAGAAGTGCATCGCCCACACGCCGGTCAAGCATGTGGTGCTGGCGGCGATGGGCGACCGCCTCGGGACGCTGAAGGGCGGGCTGGTGAACTACGTGGTGCGCAAGGTCAAGAAACTGGTGCCCGCCTTCACCCTGCCGGGCGCGGTCCGCTTCAACGACGCGCTGGCGCAGGGCCGGCGCGCCACCTTCCGCAAGCCCGAGATCAACAGCGACGACGTCGCGGTGCTGCAATACACCGGCGGCACCACCGGCGTGTCCAAGGGCGCGGTGCTGCTGCACCGCAACGTGATCGCCAACGTGCTGCAGTCCGAAGCCTGGAACCAGCCGGTGATGGCCAAGGTGCCGGCCGGCGAGCAGCCCACCGGCGTGTGCGCGCTTCCGCTGTATCACATCTTCGCCTTCACCGTCGGCATGATGCTGTCGATGCGCACCGGCGGGAAACTGATCCTGATCCCGAACCCGCGCGACCTGCCGGCGGTGCTCACGGAGCTGTCGAAGCAGACCTTCCACAGCTTCCCGGCGGTGAACACCCTGTTCAACGGGCTGGCCAACCATCCCGATTTCAGCAAGGTCGACTGGAGCCACCTCAAGGTCTCGGTCGGCGGCGGCATGGCGGTGCAGGGCGCGGTGGCCCAGCGCTGGCTGGAAAAGACCGGCTGCCCGATCTGCGAAGGCTATGGGCTGTCGGAGACCGCGCCCTCGGCCAGCTGCAATCCGGTGACCAGCACCGAATTCAGCGGCACCGTCGGCTTGCCGCTGCCCTCGACCTGGATGAAGTGCATCGACGACGAGGGCCGGGAAGTGCCGGTCGGCGAGCGCGGGGAGATCGCGATCAAGGGGCCGCAGGTGATGGCGGGCTACTGGCAGCGCCCGGACGAGACGGCCAAGGTCATGACCACCGACGGCTACTTCAAGACCGGCGACATCGGCACCATGAACGAGCGCGGCTACTTCAAGATCGTCGACCGCAAGAAGGACATGGTGGTGGTGTCGGGCTTCAACGTCTATCCGAACGAGGTCGAGGACGTGGTCGCCATGCTGCCGGGCGTGCTGGAGTGCGGCGTGGTCGGCGTGCCGGATGAGAACACCGGCGAGGCGGTAAAGCTGGTCGTCGTCAAGCGCGATCCGCAGCTGACGGAAGAGCAGATCCGCGAACACTGCCGAGCCAACCTCACCGCCTACAAGCAGCCGCGGGTGATCGAGTTCCGCACCGAACTGCCCAAGACCCCGGTGGGCAAGATCCTGCGGCGCGAGCTGCGCAACGGCAAATAGCCCGCAACTTCAGCTTCCGCGGGCTCGTCCGCGGTGACAATCTGCCTCGATGCTCCGATTCCTGCTCACGCGGTTCTCGCTGATCATCCCGACCTTCTTCGGGATGACGCTGCTCGCCTTCTTCCTGGTGCGGCTGGTGCCGGGCGACCCGATCGAGACCATGGCGGGCGAACGCGGCATCGACGCCGCGCGCCACGCGCAGCTGGTCAAGGAATACGGGCTGGACCGGCCGATCCTGGTGCAGTACGGCATCTACATCGGCCGCGTGCTGCACGGCGACCTGGGCAAGTCCATCATCACGCAGGAGCCGGTGATCCGCGAGTTCATCGCCCTGTTCCCGGCCACGGTGGAACTGGCGGTGTGCGCCATCCTGTTTGCGCTGCTGCTGGGCATTCCGGCCGGCATCATCGCGGCGGTGCGGCGCAACTCGGTGTTCGACCACGGCGTGATGGCGACCTCGCTCACCGGCTACTCGATGCCGATCTTCTGGTGGGGCCTGCTGCTGATCCTGCTGTTCTCGGTGCAACTGGGCTGGACGCCGGTGTCGGGCCGGCTGTCGGTGCAGTACTTCATCGAGCCGCACACCGGTTTCCTGTTGATCGACTCACTGCTGTCGGACGACAAGGGCGCCTTCCGCTCGGCGCTGCAGCACCTGATCCTGCCGGCCATTGTGCTGGGCACCAACCCGCTGGCGGTGGTGGCGCGCATGACGCGCTCGGCCATGCTCGAGGTGCTGGGCGAGGACTACATCCGCACCGCGCGCGCCAAGGGCCTGCCGCCGCTGAAGGTGGTGGGCGTGCACGCGCTGCGCAACGCGCTGATCCCGGTGGTGACGGTGATCGGCCTGCAGGTGGGCGTGCTGTTCACCGGCGCCATCCTGACCGAGACCATCTTCTCCTGGCCCGGCGTCGGCAAGTGGCTGATCGAGGCCATCCAGCGCCGCGACTATCCCGTGCTGCAGGGCGGCATGCTGCTGCTGGGCGCGGTGGTGATGCTGGTCAACCTGCTGGTCGACGTGGCCTACGGCGTCATCAACCCGCGCATCCGCCACTAAAAGCACCCGCATCATGGCCGCGATTCCTTCCCCCGTGACCCTGCCGGCCGTCCCGCCCGGGCCGCTGCGCGAGTTCTGGATTTCCTTCCGCGCCAACCGCGGTGCCGTGATGGGCATGCTGGTGGTGCTGGGCCTGCTGCTGCTGGCGCTGCTGGCGCCCTGGATCGCCCCGCATGCGCCGCACGAGACCAACAGCGCGGCCTTCCTCAGGCCGCCGGCATGGCAGGCCGGCGGCTCGGCGCAGTACCTGCTGGGCACCGATGCGATCGGCCGCGACATCCTGTCGCGCCTGATCTGGGGCGCGCGCCTGTCGCTGTCGATCGGCCTGGGCGTGGTGGCGATCTCGGTGGTCGTCGGCATCGCGCTGGGCCTGGTCGCGGGCTTCGCGCGCGGCGTGGTCGAGATCGCGATCATGCGGATGATGGACATCGTCCTGACCCTGCCCAGCCTGCTGCTGGCCATCGTCATCGTGGCCATCCTCGGCCCCGGGCTGGTGAACGCGATGCTGGCGGTGGCCGTGGTGCTGCTGCCGCACTACGTGCGCATCACCCGCGCCTCGGTCGTGGCCGAGGTGTCCAAGGACTACGTGACCGCCGCGCGCGTCAGCGGCGCCGGCACCCTGCGGCTGATGTTCAGCGAGGTGCTGCCCAACTGCGCGGCGCCGCTGATCGTGCAGGCCTCGCTGGGCATCTCCACCGCCATCCTGGACGCCGCGGCGCTGGGCTTCCTGGGCCTGGGCGCGCAGCCGCCCTCGCCCGAGTGGGGCACCATGCTGGCCGACGCGCGCGAGTTCGTCCTGCGCGCCTGGTGGGTCGTCACCTTCCCCGGCCTGATGATCCTGGTCGCGGTGCTGGCCTTCAACCTGATGGGCGACGGGCTGCGCGACGCGCTCGATCCCAAGCTCAAGCGATGAAAATGTGCCCCCACGTTCGCCCACTGCGTGTAGCTCTCTGCCCCCCGAGGGGGCGCAAGCCTCCTAGAGGCGGCTCGTCGGAGGCTTGATCATGGCATTGCTTGAAATCGAAGACCTCCACGTCGAGTTCCCTTCGCAGGGCGCCGTGATGCATGCCGTCGAGGGCCTGAGCCTCACCGTCGAGGAAGGCGAAGTGCTGGGCATCGTCGGCGAGTCCGGCTCGGGCAAGAGCGTCACCATGATGGCGCTGATGGGGCTGATCGGCTTCCCGGGCCAGGTGCGCGCGAAGAAGCTGCGTTTCGCCGGCCACGACCTGCTGGGCATCAGCGACAAGGAGCGCCGGCGCCTGGTGGGCAAGGACATGGCGATGATTTTCCAGGAGCCCACCACCAGCCTGAACCCCTGCTTCACCATCGGCTACCAGCTGATGGAGGCGCTGCGGCTGCATTCGCCGCTGGACAAGGCGGGCGCGCGGCGCCGCGCCATCGAACTGCTGGAGCAGGTCGGCATCCCGGCCGCGCACACCCGGCTGGACGATTTCCCGCACCAGATGTCGGGCGGCATGAACCAGCGGGTGATGATCGCCATGGCGATCTCCTGCAACCCGCGCCTGCTGATCGCCGACGAGCCCACCACGGCGCTGGACGTGACCATCCAGGCGCAGATCCTGGACCTGCTGCGCAACCTGCAGAAGGAGCGGGGCATGGCGCTGGTGCTGATCACCCACAACATGGGCGTGGTCAGCGAAATGGCCGGGCGCGTGGCGGTGATGTACGCCGGGCAGGTGATGGAGCAGCGCCCGGTGGCCGAGCTGTTTGCCGACCCGCAGCATCCCTACACCGAGGCGCTGCTGGCGGCATTGCCCGAGCGCGGGCCGGCGGGCCACCGGCTGGCGACGATTCCCGGCGTGGTGCCCGGGGTGTTCGACCGGCCGGGCGGCTGCCTGTTCGCTCCGCGCTGCGCCTATGCGACGCGCCATTCGAAGGACGTGCGTCCGGAGCTGCGCGACTGGCGTGGCGGCCAGGTGCGCTGTCACTATCCCCTCGGCGACGCCGAGCGGCACGAAGCGATCGAGCGCGACGGGCCGGTGCAACTGGAGACGCTCGCATGAGCTGTACGGCCGCTCCGAAGGCTCATGGCGCCGCAGCCCGCAGGGCGGAGGCTATCGAATGAAACCGGTTGTCCAAGCCAATGGGCTGCGGCAGGTCTACAAGATACGGCGTGGCATGTTCCGCGAGCCGGCGCAATTGCAGGCCGTTGGCGGCGTCTCGTTTGCGATCGAAGCCGGCAAGACGCTGGCGGTGGTGGGTGAGTCGGGCTGCGGCAAGTCGACGCTGGCGCGCATGGTGTCGCTGATCGAGAAGCCCGTCGGCGGCGAGCTCATCCTCGACGGCACGGATGCGGTGCACACGCCGATGGCCGACCGGCGTCGCCTGCGCCAGGCGGTGCAACTCGTGTTCCAGAACCCTTACGGGTCGCTCAATCCGCGCAAGAAAATCAGTGCGGTGCTCGAAGCGCCGCTGGAGATCAACACCAGCCTGTCGAAGGCCGAGCGCGCCGAGCGCGCCCGGGCGATGCTGGCGCAGGTGGGCTTGCGGCCCGAATATGCTAACCGCTACCCGCACATGTTCTCGGGCGGCCAGCGCCAGCGCATCGCGATCGCCCGCGCGCTCATGCTCAACCCCAAGCTGCTGGTCGCCGACGAGCCGGTGTCGGCCCTGGATGTGTCGATCCAGGCCCAAGTGCTCAACCTGCTGGCCGACCTGCAGCAGCAGTTCCGTCTCGCCTACCTCTTCATTTCGCACGACCTGTCGGTGGTCAGGCACATCGCCCACGAGGTGCTGGTCATGTACCTGGGCCATGTGATGGAGCAGGGGCCCAAGGCCGAAATATTCGAGCGGCCGGCGCATCCCTACACACAGGCGCTGCTGGCCTCCACGCCCGGCGTCGGGCCACGCGACACCAAGCGCATCGTGCTTCGCGGCGAACTGCCGTCTCCGCTGAATCCGCCCAGCGGCTGCGTGTTCTCCAGCCGCTGCCCGTACGCGGTGGAGCGCTGCAGGGCGGAGCGACCGCTGGAGCGCGTCGTGGGCGGCACCCGGCTCGCCGCCTGCCACTTTTCCGAGCAGTTCCTGGACTCGGGCTTTCCCGATGTTCGGGCTGCTGCGCCTTTACCGGCATCAGCCACTGCCGATAATGCTGTTCTCCCCGGCTAACCGCCATACCAATATCAATAGCAACATCCCACAAGGAGACACGTGATGAAACTGACCCGCTATCGCAAACACTTCGCGATCGCTGCCTTGGCGCTCGCCGCGGCCGCGGGCGCCGGCGCCAAGACGCTGGTGTTCTGCTCGGAAGGCAGCCCCGAAAACTTCTATCCCGGTGTCAACACCACCGGCACCTCGTTCGACGCCGCCGAGCCGATCTACAACCGCATCGTCGAGTTCGAGCGCGGCGGCACCAAAGTCACGCCGGGGCTGGCCGAGAAGTGGGACATCTCCGCCGACGGCAAGGTCTACACCTTCACCCTGCGGAAGGGCGTGAAGTGGCACAGCCACCGCGCCTTCAAGCCCACGCGTGACTTCAACGCCGACGACATCATCTTCTCGATGGATCGCCAGGGCAAGGAGAGCCACCCCTTCTTCAAGGTCACCAGCTCCAACCATTCGTACTGGAACGACACGGGCATGCCGCGCCTGGTGAAGGCCATCGAGAAGGTGGACGACTACACCGTGCGCATCACCCTGAACTCGCCCGAGGCGCCGTTCCTGGCGAACCTGGCGATGCCGTTCGCGGCGATCCAGTCCAAGGAATACGCGGACGCGATGCTCAAGGCGGGAACGCCCGAGAAGATCGACCAGGAGCCGATCGGCACCGGCCCGTTCTACCAGGTGCAGTACCAGAAGGACGCGGTGATCCGCTACAAGTCCTTCCCGCAATACTGGGGCGGCAAGGCCAAGATCGACGACCTGGTGTACTCGATCACGCCGGACGCCTCGGTGCGCTGGGCCAAGCTGCAAAAGGGCGAGTGCCATGTCATGCCGTACCCGAACCCGGCTGACCTGGAGGCGATGATGAAGGACCCGAAAGTGCAGATCCTGGACCAGCCGGGCCTGAACGTCGGCTACCTCGCCTACAACGTGACCAAGAAGCCGTTCGACGACGTGCGCGTGCGCAAGGCCGTGAACATGGCAATCAACAAGAAGGCGATCCTCGACGGCGTCTACCTGGGATCCGGCATCGCCGCCAAGAACCCGCTGCCGCCGTCCATGTCGGCCTACAACGACGCGATCAAGGACGACCCGTACGATCCGGAAGGCGCCAAGAAGCTGCTGGCCCAGGCCGGCCATCCCAACGGCTTCACCACCGACCTGTGGGCCATGCCGGTGCAGCGCCCCTACAACCCGAACGCCAAGCGCATCGCCGAGCTGATGCAGGCCGACCTGGCCAAGGTCGGCATCAAGGCCGAGATCAAGACCTTCGAGTGGGGCGAGTACCGCAAGCGCATGCAGGCCGGCGAGCACCAGATGGGCATGCTGGGCTGGACCGGCGACAACGGCGACCCGGACAACTTCCTGGCCGTGCTGCTGGGCTGCGAGTCGTCCAGGACCAATGGCTCGAACGTGGCCAAGTTCTGCCACCAACCCTTCGAGGACCTGATCCAGAAGGCCAAGAGCGAATCCAAGCCGGCGGAGCGCGACAAGCTCTACAAGCAGGCGCAGGTGATCTTCAAGGAGCAGGCGCCCTGGTTCACCATCGCCCACGCGGTGCAGCTCAAGCCGGTGCGCAAGGACGTGGTCGACTTCAAGCTGTCGCCGTTCGGCCGCCACAGCTTCTACGGCGTCGACATCAAGGAATAAACTTCTGCGACCGTTCCTTGTTGGGATAGGTCAAGAAGCCCGGCGAGAGCCGGGCTTCTTTTCTTTGGAAAGGCTGATATGCGCACGGCAATCGTCTCCGCGATGCACGAGGAACTTTCGGCGGTCCTGGACCTGATGCCCGACGAGCAGCGGCAGGAAGCGGCCGGGCGGGAGTTCTGGGTGGGGCACCTGCACGGGCAGGACGTGGTCGCCGTGCTGTCGCGGATCGGCAAGGTGGCGGCGGCCACCACCGCGGCGGTGCTCATCGAGCGCTTCCGGGTCGACCGCATCGTGTTCACCGGGGTGGCCGGCGGGCTGGCGCCCGGCGTGAACCGCGGCGACGTGGTGGTTGCCGAGGCCTTCCTGCAGCACGACCTGGACGCCTCGCCCATCTTCCCCAAGTACGAGGTGCCGCTCTACGGCCTGGAGCGCTTCGCCACCGACGCCCGGCTCACGGCCGAACTCGAGGCCGCCGTGCGGCGGGCCCTGCCGGGCACGCGGCTGCACCGCGGGCTGGTGGCCAGCGGCGACCGTTTCGTCTCCACCACCGCCGAGAGCCTGGCGCTGCAGGCGGCCTTGCCCGATGCGCTGGCGGTCGAGATGGAGGGGGCCGCGATCGCGCAGGCCTGCCACGATTTCCGCGTGCCCTTCGCCGCGGTGCGCACCGTGTCCGACCGCGCCGACGACGAGGCCCACGGCGACTTCGTGAGCTTCATCCGCGAGGTCGCCAGCCGCCATTCGGCGGCGATCGTGGAGGCCTTGCTCAGCGCAGGCTGACCGTCAGGCCGAGCGTCCAGTTCGATGCGCGCTCACCGTGCAGCTGCTGGGCGCGGCTCAGGTCGAAGGCCCACTGCTCGCTGGCGAACCAGCGCGCGCCGGCGCGGACGAAATGCGTGGCGTCCAGCAGGTAGCGCTCGACGGTGAATGACCAGGCCCTGACCGGGGTCCAGTCGAGCGCCGCGCCGTGGCGGGCCTGGTCGGCCTGTCCGTGCAGCAGGTCGCGGCCGGCGTTCAGGTGGAACGCGAGTGCCTCCATCGGCATCCAGGTGAGCAGCGCGGACACGCCGGTGCCCGCGTAGCGCGGCGGCTCCCGCGTCTGCCCGACGGGCGACACGGACAGTCCCGCATGCCACCCCGGCGCGAACTCGCGGGCCAATTTCAGCTGGGCGCCATAGAAGGTATTCGTCCGGCCGGCTTCGCGCACCGGCTCGGCCGCGATGCCGATCTCGAGCCCGGCGACCCCGCACTGCCCGCCGAGGCGCAGCGCCTGGTTGCCGCGATCGCTGCGCGTGATCCAGCTCTCGATTTCGCACTCGCCGGGGCCGAGGATGATGGCGTCGTCCACCGCATGATGCCCGCCCGCCGCCCACAGCGGCGCGCCGGCCAGGGCGGCGGCGGCCAGCAGCACGGCGCGC
Above is a window of Ramlibacter tataouinensis DNA encoding:
- a CDS encoding 5'-methylthioadenosine/adenosylhomocysteine nucleosidase produces the protein MRTAIVSAMHEELSAVLDLMPDEQRQEAAGREFWVGHLHGQDVVAVLSRIGKVAAATTAAVLIERFRVDRIVFTGVAGGLAPGVNRGDVVVAEAFLQHDLDASPIFPKYEVPLYGLERFATDARLTAELEAAVRRALPGTRLHRGLVASGDRFVSTTAESLALQAALPDALAVEMEGAAIAQACHDFRVPFAAVRTVSDRADDEAHGDFVSFIREVASRHSAAIVEALLSAG
- a CDS encoding dipeptide ABC transporter ATP-binding protein, which encodes MKPVVQANGLRQVYKIRRGMFREPAQLQAVGGVSFAIEAGKTLAVVGESGCGKSTLARMVSLIEKPVGGELILDGTDAVHTPMADRRRLRQAVQLVFQNPYGSLNPRKKISAVLEAPLEINTSLSKAERAERARAMLAQVGLRPEYANRYPHMFSGGQRQRIAIARALMLNPKLLVADEPVSALDVSIQAQVLNLLADLQQQFRLAYLFISHDLSVVRHIAHEVLVMYLGHVMEQGPKAEIFERPAHPYTQALLASTPGVGPRDTKRIVLRGELPSPLNPPSGCVFSSRCPYAVERCRAERPLERVVGGTRLAACHFSEQFLDSGFPDVRAAAPLPASATADNAVLPG
- a CDS encoding ABC transporter permease subunit, translated to MLRFLLTRFSLIIPTFFGMTLLAFFLVRLVPGDPIETMAGERGIDAARHAQLVKEYGLDRPILVQYGIYIGRVLHGDLGKSIITQEPVIREFIALFPATVELAVCAILFALLLGIPAGIIAAVRRNSVFDHGVMATSLTGYSMPIFWWGLLLILLFSVQLGWTPVSGRLSVQYFIEPHTGFLLIDSLLSDDKGAFRSALQHLILPAIVLGTNPLAVVARMTRSAMLEVLGEDYIRTARAKGLPPLKVVGVHALRNALIPVVTVIGLQVGVLFTGAILTETIFSWPGVGKWLIEAIQRRDYPVLQGGMLLLGAVVMLVNLLVDVAYGVINPRIRH
- a CDS encoding transporter; this encodes MVLPQARLAEVKDCARAVLLAAAALAGAPLWAAGGHHAVDDAIILGPGECEIESWITRSDRGNQALRLGGQCGVAGLEIGIAAEPVREAGRTNTFYGAQLKLAREFAPGWHAGLSVSPVGQTREPPRYAGTGVSALLTWMPMEALAFHLNAGRDLLHGQADQARHGAALDWTPVRAWSFTVERYLLDATHFVRAGARWFASEQWAFDLSRAQQLHGERASNWTLGLTVSLR
- a CDS encoding ABC transporter permease subunit is translated as MAAIPSPVTLPAVPPGPLREFWISFRANRGAVMGMLVVLGLLLLALLAPWIAPHAPHETNSAAFLRPPAWQAGGSAQYLLGTDAIGRDILSRLIWGARLSLSIGLGVVAISVVVGIALGLVAGFARGVVEIAIMRMMDIVLTLPSLLLAIVIVAILGPGLVNAMLAVAVVLLPHYVRITRASVVAEVSKDYVTAARVSGAGTLRLMFSEVLPNCAAPLIVQASLGISTAILDAAALGFLGLGAQPPSPEWGTMLADAREFVLRAWWVVTFPGLMILVAVLAFNLMGDGLRDALDPKLKR
- a CDS encoding long-chain-fatty-acid--CoA ligase, producing MNARPWLAFYSPGVPADIDPSGYGSLIQLIEEGFQKYADRTAYSFMGKEFSYRDTDAQSAAFAAYLQGLGLAKGDRVAIMMPNVPQYPVAVAGILRAGCVVVNVNPLYTPRELEHQLKDSGAKAIIIIENFAGTLEKCIAHTPVKHVVLAAMGDRLGTLKGGLVNYVVRKVKKLVPAFTLPGAVRFNDALAQGRRATFRKPEINSDDVAVLQYTGGTTGVSKGAVLLHRNVIANVLQSEAWNQPVMAKVPAGEQPTGVCALPLYHIFAFTVGMMLSMRTGGKLILIPNPRDLPAVLTELSKQTFHSFPAVNTLFNGLANHPDFSKVDWSHLKVSVGGGMAVQGAVAQRWLEKTGCPICEGYGLSETAPSASCNPVTSTEFSGTVGLPLPSTWMKCIDDEGREVPVGERGEIAIKGPQVMAGYWQRPDETAKVMTTDGYFKTGDIGTMNERGYFKIVDRKKDMVVVSGFNVYPNEVEDVVAMLPGVLECGVVGVPDENTGEAVKLVVVKRDPQLTEEQIREHCRANLTAYKQPRVIEFRTELPKTPVGKILRRELRNGK
- a CDS encoding ABC transporter substrate-binding protein, whose amino-acid sequence is MKLTRYRKHFAIAALALAAAAGAGAKTLVFCSEGSPENFYPGVNTTGTSFDAAEPIYNRIVEFERGGTKVTPGLAEKWDISADGKVYTFTLRKGVKWHSHRAFKPTRDFNADDIIFSMDRQGKESHPFFKVTSSNHSYWNDTGMPRLVKAIEKVDDYTVRITLNSPEAPFLANLAMPFAAIQSKEYADAMLKAGTPEKIDQEPIGTGPFYQVQYQKDAVIRYKSFPQYWGGKAKIDDLVYSITPDASVRWAKLQKGECHVMPYPNPADLEAMMKDPKVQILDQPGLNVGYLAYNVTKKPFDDVRVRKAVNMAINKKAILDGVYLGSGIAAKNPLPPSMSAYNDAIKDDPYDPEGAKKLLAQAGHPNGFTTDLWAMPVQRPYNPNAKRIAELMQADLAKVGIKAEIKTFEWGEYRKRMQAGEHQMGMLGWTGDNGDPDNFLAVLLGCESSRTNGSNVAKFCHQPFEDLIQKAKSESKPAERDKLYKQAQVIFKEQAPWFTIAHAVQLKPVRKDVVDFKLSPFGRHSFYGVDIKE
- a CDS encoding ABC transporter ATP-binding protein, with the translated sequence MALLEIEDLHVEFPSQGAVMHAVEGLSLTVEEGEVLGIVGESGSGKSVTMMALMGLIGFPGQVRAKKLRFAGHDLLGISDKERRRLVGKDMAMIFQEPTTSLNPCFTIGYQLMEALRLHSPLDKAGARRRAIELLEQVGIPAAHTRLDDFPHQMSGGMNQRVMIAMAISCNPRLLIADEPTTALDVTIQAQILDLLRNLQKERGMALVLITHNMGVVSEMAGRVAVMYAGQVMEQRPVAELFADPQHPYTEALLAALPERGPAGHRLATIPGVVPGVFDRPGGCLFAPRCAYATRHSKDVRPELRDWRGGQVRCHYPLGDAERHEAIERDGPVQLETLA